A part of Myxococcus landrumus genomic DNA contains:
- a CDS encoding SH3 domain-containing protein produces MRTRTRAAWAAVMLALGVPSVASAVAVGGSLYVKAKNTRVMESPSPTANAVVILQPGEQVKWEGADTKNKQWHKVKTSAGKRGFVFQSNLSTTAPEMELVVEDKGKRKVNPAGFVASGAAVKALSPGAIEYGNKKGGNHKQAVAQLQQLEKTAKDVSTADIARHVTEAGLFPVVGESATAKSGGAKGKSKGGS; encoded by the coding sequence ATGAGGACGAGAACGAGAGCGGCCTGGGCCGCGGTGATGCTGGCGCTGGGGGTTCCCAGTGTGGCCTCGGCCGTGGCGGTGGGAGGCTCGCTGTACGTGAAGGCCAAGAACACGCGGGTGATGGAGAGCCCGTCTCCCACGGCCAACGCGGTGGTCATCCTCCAGCCGGGTGAGCAGGTGAAGTGGGAGGGCGCCGACACCAAGAACAAGCAGTGGCACAAGGTGAAGACCTCCGCCGGGAAGCGGGGCTTCGTGTTCCAGTCGAACCTGTCCACCACCGCGCCCGAGATGGAGCTCGTCGTCGAGGACAAGGGCAAGCGCAAGGTGAACCCCGCGGGCTTCGTCGCCAGCGGCGCGGCGGTGAAGGCGCTCAGCCCTGGCGCCATCGAGTACGGCAACAAGAAGGGCGGCAACCACAAGCAGGCCGTGGCGCAGCTCCAGCAGCTCGAGAAGACGGCGAAGGATGTCTCGACGGCGGACATCGCGCGGCATGTGACGGAGGCCGGGCTGTTCCCCGTGGTGGGTGAGTCCGCCACGGCGAAGTCGGGCGGCGCCAAGGGCAAGTCGAAGGGAGGCTCGTGA
- a CDS encoding CHASE2 domain-containing protein: MAGDTWKIIRLRWREHWLLMLGVAVLSTALATLAWWGGWLHDLERGAYDQALNRFTDGRGLSPHVSVVVIDQSSLDGIRANERYTLNFGSWPYSRNLWARVVEQLEAEGARAVVFDAVMDERSSDESTDLALAQVLRDTRVPFFLGVSTNANAQPLPRVDFAAHPATALAAPPARPAAPVASAQDTLPQEALPSSAGEETFPSDPSGEFAEAPEDKALASVTPEQLAHALAFPIQTRGVTPPVLEGPDFEGETSAPTTEDHAHVRRRPVPPIPVLVGAVDGFGLVDTETDPDGFMRRTRFAYTDGVNTYPTLPLRVMAGLYGANEVTLSSGKLRVGTRTYAVDSDGGAAIDYGGGELHERFHTLPLLEVLDGWVRRENGQPSGLPAEALRGKVVVIGGTALGLGDIKATSFRAEVPGVMKQAAVLDTLLGSGRFITRTPLAVDVSLTLVVALISVVLLMTTRWLPLEIAWPVALLLGMYLVTGRFLSSGTHVLTALPAMAGLLASVTAVAFNHLVANRETEFVRTAFSRFMEPKLVEQMISERKLPRLDGENVEISAFFSDIRGFSTFSERFKEDPRSLVRILNTYLTRVSGALLKEGGCLDKYIGDAVVCLFGAPMRQDDHAVRACRGALAAKAEVDKLREEFRVKGLPDVYTRIGVNSAVNFVGNFGSEQLFSYTAIGDGMNLAARLEGANKAYGSVIMIGPRTYELAREHIEVRELDRVRVAGKTEAVTVYELLALKGGLDAGKRATVERYHAALALYREARFDEAAARLEALKADAPEDGPTQALLERCHKYAKAPPPEFDGVASLDK, translated from the coding sequence GTGGCAGGGGACACCTGGAAAATCATCCGGCTGCGCTGGCGTGAACACTGGCTGCTGATGCTGGGCGTGGCGGTGCTGTCCACCGCGCTGGCGACGCTGGCCTGGTGGGGCGGGTGGCTCCATGACCTGGAGCGCGGCGCCTATGACCAGGCCCTCAACCGCTTCACCGATGGACGGGGGCTGTCCCCGCACGTGTCGGTGGTGGTCATCGACCAGTCGAGCCTCGACGGCATCCGCGCCAATGAGCGCTACACGCTCAACTTCGGAAGCTGGCCGTACAGCCGCAACCTGTGGGCTCGCGTGGTGGAGCAACTGGAGGCGGAGGGTGCGCGCGCCGTCGTCTTCGACGCGGTGATGGACGAGCGCTCCTCGGATGAATCCACGGACCTGGCCCTCGCCCAGGTGCTGCGCGACACACGCGTCCCGTTCTTCCTGGGCGTCTCCACCAACGCCAACGCGCAGCCCCTGCCGCGCGTGGACTTCGCCGCCCATCCCGCCACCGCGCTCGCAGCCCCGCCCGCGCGTCCCGCAGCGCCCGTGGCCTCGGCACAGGACACACTGCCCCAGGAGGCACTGCCCTCCAGCGCGGGGGAGGAGACCTTCCCCTCGGACCCGAGCGGCGAGTTCGCCGAGGCCCCCGAAGACAAGGCCCTCGCGTCCGTGACTCCCGAGCAGCTCGCGCATGCGCTGGCCTTCCCCATCCAGACGCGAGGCGTGACGCCTCCGGTGCTGGAGGGCCCGGACTTCGAGGGAGAGACCTCCGCGCCCACCACCGAGGACCACGCCCACGTGCGCCGCCGTCCCGTCCCGCCCATCCCCGTCTTGGTGGGCGCGGTGGATGGCTTCGGGTTGGTGGACACGGAGACGGACCCCGACGGCTTCATGCGGCGCACGCGCTTCGCGTACACGGACGGCGTCAACACGTACCCGACGCTGCCGTTGCGGGTGATGGCGGGCCTGTATGGCGCGAACGAGGTGACGCTCTCGAGCGGGAAGCTGCGCGTGGGCACCCGGACCTACGCGGTGGACTCGGACGGTGGCGCGGCCATCGACTACGGCGGCGGCGAGCTGCACGAGCGCTTCCACACGCTGCCCCTGCTGGAGGTGCTCGACGGGTGGGTGCGACGGGAGAACGGGCAGCCCTCGGGACTTCCCGCCGAGGCCCTCCGGGGCAAGGTGGTGGTCATCGGCGGCACCGCGCTGGGGCTCGGCGACATCAAGGCCACGTCCTTCCGCGCGGAGGTCCCCGGTGTCATGAAACAAGCGGCGGTGCTGGATACGCTGCTGGGCTCGGGGCGCTTCATCACCCGGACGCCGCTGGCGGTGGATGTGTCGCTCACGCTGGTGGTGGCGCTCATCTCCGTCGTGCTGCTGATGACGACGCGCTGGCTGCCGCTGGAAATCGCGTGGCCCGTGGCGCTGCTCCTGGGCATGTACCTGGTGACGGGGCGCTTCCTCTCCTCGGGGACCCATGTGCTGACGGCGCTGCCCGCCATGGCGGGCCTGCTGGCCAGCGTCACCGCGGTGGCCTTCAACCACCTGGTCGCCAACCGCGAGACGGAGTTCGTGCGCACCGCGTTCAGCCGCTTCATGGAGCCCAAGCTCGTGGAGCAGATGATTTCCGAGCGCAAGCTGCCCCGGCTCGACGGAGAGAACGTCGAAATCAGCGCCTTCTTCAGCGACATCCGAGGCTTCTCCACCTTCAGCGAGCGCTTCAAGGAGGACCCGCGCAGCCTGGTGCGCATCCTCAATACGTACCTGACGAGGGTGAGCGGCGCGCTGCTGAAGGAAGGCGGATGCCTGGACAAGTACATCGGCGACGCCGTGGTGTGCTTGTTCGGCGCGCCCATGCGCCAGGACGACCACGCGGTGCGCGCGTGCCGGGGCGCGCTGGCGGCCAAGGCGGAGGTGGACAAGCTGCGCGAGGAGTTCCGCGTGAAGGGGCTGCCGGATGTGTACACGCGCATCGGCGTCAACTCCGCGGTGAACTTCGTGGGCAACTTCGGCAGCGAGCAGCTCTTCAGCTACACGGCCATCGGCGATGGGATGAACCTGGCCGCGCGGCTGGAGGGCGCGAACAAGGCGTACGGCTCCGTCATCATGATTGGCCCGCGCACGTACGAGCTGGCGCGTGAGCACATCGAGGTGCGCGAGCTGGACCGCGTGCGGGTGGCCGGGAAGACGGAGGCCGTCACCGTGTACGAGCTGCTGGCGCTCAAGGGCGGCCTGGATGCGGGGAAGCGGGCCACGGTGGAGCGCTACCACGCGGCGCTGGCGCTCTATCGCGAGGCCCGGTTCGACGAGGCCGCGGCGAGGTTGGAAGCACTCAAGGCGGACGCTCCGGAGGATGGCCCCACACAGGCCTTGCTGGAGCGTTGCCACAAGTACGCCAAGGCGCCGCCGCCGGAGTTCGACGGCGTGGCGAGCCTGGACAAGTGA
- a CDS encoding TspO/MBR family protein, with the protein MQTPWEPSTRRGWGPVKRTALNPTLRTEAVVALGAFSALTAGTAWLGAHQSDANTRWYRRLRKPPFQPPPRLFAPVWTALYALIALSGWRVWTAPAGAARSRALGWWGVQLGLNAAWSWLFFGKHQPRKALVDNVALLGSIGAYVAATREVDRPAAWLVAPYLAWVGFANVLNGEVVRRNPRAEH; encoded by the coding sequence ATGCAAACCCCGTGGGAGCCGTCGACTCGAAGAGGGTGGGGGCCCGTGAAACGCACCGCCCTCAATCCCACCTTGCGCACCGAGGCCGTCGTCGCGCTGGGCGCCTTCAGCGCGCTCACCGCGGGCACGGCGTGGCTTGGCGCCCATCAGAGCGATGCCAATACCCGCTGGTACCGGCGCCTTCGCAAGCCGCCCTTCCAGCCGCCGCCCCGGCTCTTCGCTCCCGTCTGGACGGCGCTGTACGCGCTCATCGCCCTCTCCGGCTGGCGAGTGTGGACGGCGCCCGCGGGAGCCGCGCGCTCGCGAGCGCTGGGCTGGTGGGGCGTGCAATTGGGCTTGAACGCCGCCTGGTCCTGGCTCTTCTTCGGGAAGCACCAGCCGCGCAAGGCCCTGGTGGACAACGTGGCCCTGCTGGGCAGCATCGGCGCCTATGTCGCCGCGACGCGCGAGGTGGACCGGCCCGCGGCGTGGCTGGTGGCGCCGTACCTGGCCTGGGTGGGCTTCGCCAATGTCCTGAATGGCGAAGTCGTCCGGCGCAATCCCCGAGCGGAGCACTGA
- a CDS encoding M48 family metallopeptidase — protein MKTLWKALAFAGLGVLSVSCKGMTMDQVARGVGQVVDNSAAAQKQRDECRKLDVEPTVQEEYAIGSAMAVHWVQSGGGLWSEGSRGTGVHSVHEYLNTVGKNLGAQSARPTLEWTFGVLNDDKNFNAVSTPGAYVFVTRKLLSELENESQLAGVLAHEIAHIVLKHSIKQYNSAKVSLCQVAVTMEKNFPGSGQLIAAGGSGGNLDLDSDSALLGNLTEKVIGLAESGNDREQEYAADKMAVRMMISAGYDPNEYRALLRKTEDGSSIGSRHPKKEDREKRIVAFLDGLKAREGEFTELSLEGLRSPPLKPELVAAVKGSGRSGVAKDSK, from the coding sequence ATGAAGACGCTCTGGAAGGCCCTGGCCTTCGCGGGCCTGGGCGTGCTGTCGGTCTCCTGCAAGGGCATGACGATGGACCAGGTGGCGCGGGGTGTCGGGCAGGTGGTCGACAACTCGGCGGCGGCACAGAAGCAGCGCGACGAGTGCAGGAAGCTCGACGTGGAGCCCACGGTGCAGGAGGAGTACGCCATTGGCAGCGCCATGGCGGTTCACTGGGTGCAGAGCGGCGGCGGCCTGTGGTCCGAGGGCAGCAGGGGCACCGGCGTTCACTCCGTCCACGAGTACCTCAACACCGTGGGGAAGAACCTGGGCGCGCAGTCCGCGAGGCCCACGCTGGAGTGGACCTTCGGCGTGCTCAACGACGACAAGAACTTCAACGCGGTGTCCACGCCCGGGGCCTACGTCTTCGTCACGCGCAAGCTGCTCTCGGAGCTGGAGAACGAGAGCCAGCTCGCGGGCGTGCTGGCCCACGAGATTGCCCATATCGTGCTCAAGCACTCCATCAAGCAGTACAACTCCGCCAAGGTGAGCCTGTGCCAGGTGGCGGTCACGATGGAGAAGAACTTCCCCGGCTCCGGGCAGCTCATCGCCGCGGGGGGCAGCGGTGGCAACCTGGACCTGGACAGCGACTCGGCGCTGCTCGGCAACTTGACGGAGAAGGTCATCGGGCTCGCCGAGAGCGGCAATGACCGGGAGCAGGAGTACGCCGCGGACAAGATGGCCGTGCGGATGATGATTTCCGCGGGCTATGACCCGAACGAGTACCGCGCGCTGCTGCGCAAGACGGAGGACGGGTCCAGCATCGGCTCACGCCACCCGAAGAAGGAGGACCGCGAGAAGCGCATCGTCGCGTTCCTCGACGGGCTGAAGGCTCGCGAGGGGGAGTTCACCGAGCTGTCCCTGGAGGGACTTCGCAGCCCGCCCCTCAAGCCCGAGCTCGTCGCCGCCGTGAAGGGCTCGGGGCGAAGCGGCGTGGCGAAGGACTCGAAGTAG
- a CDS encoding ParA family protein, which produces MEAPTYSSKQVAEMLGVSPKTIPEDARKDLYTPDDVWDLRATLNRFPDKIGHRRQLFLNFKGGTGKTSLSTSYAWRIAELGYSVLLIDLDSQGHATKCLGYEGEEFEKTLLDVLVRKTPLAKVIQKSTLPNLDFVPSNLSMSTMDLSLMPMAGREFKLRNALKEVEAQYDVIVFDAPPSFGLLNLNALMAANDLFVPVLADFLSFHGLKLLFETVQSLEEDLNHVLDHVYIVVNSFNATFKLAKEALEALQTHYPEFLLPTIIRQCTKFAQASSEGRPVFVADPTSKGAADIQAMIDNVLPRLIAAAAATAKKGTQQAG; this is translated from the coding sequence ATGGAAGCGCCGACATACAGCTCGAAGCAGGTGGCCGAGATGCTCGGCGTGTCTCCGAAGACCATCCCGGAGGACGCGAGGAAGGACCTCTACACGCCCGACGACGTCTGGGACCTTCGCGCCACGCTCAACCGCTTCCCGGACAAGATTGGCCACCGCCGCCAGCTCTTCCTGAACTTCAAGGGCGGCACCGGCAAGACGTCCCTCTCCACGTCCTACGCGTGGCGCATCGCGGAGCTGGGCTACTCGGTCCTCCTCATCGACCTGGACAGCCAGGGCCACGCCACCAAGTGCCTGGGCTACGAGGGCGAGGAGTTCGAGAAGACGCTGCTGGACGTGCTGGTGCGCAAGACGCCGCTGGCCAAGGTCATCCAGAAGTCCACGCTGCCCAACCTGGACTTCGTCCCGTCCAACCTCAGCATGTCCACCATGGACCTCTCGCTGATGCCCATGGCCGGCCGCGAGTTCAAGCTGCGCAACGCGCTCAAGGAAGTGGAAGCGCAGTACGACGTCATCGTCTTCGACGCGCCGCCGTCCTTCGGCCTGCTCAACCTCAACGCGCTCATGGCGGCCAACGACTTGTTCGTCCCCGTGCTCGCGGACTTCCTCTCCTTCCACGGCCTCAAGCTCCTCTTCGAGACGGTGCAGAGCCTGGAGGAGGACTTGAACCACGTGCTCGACCACGTCTACATCGTGGTCAACTCCTTCAACGCCACCTTCAAGCTGGCGAAGGAGGCGCTGGAGGCGCTCCAGACGCACTACCCGGAGTTCCTGCTGCCGACCATCATCCGGCAGTGCACCAAGTTCGCCCAGGCCTCGAGCGAGGGCCGCCCCGTCTTCGTCGCGGACCCCACGTCGAAGGGCGCTGCGGATATCCAGGCCATGATTGACAACGTCCTGCCCCGTCTCATCGCCGCGGCGGCCGCCACCGCGAAGAAGGGCACCCAGCAGGCCGGCTGA
- a CDS encoding extensin-like protein: MKKAFEQNVSRAKPRLRLGAFTGVADPAESSAPAESPEPEAPAEPPAADLSAEVRNRVERARAPRPSAAEAMEAALAAEAPRAQAVREPVFTSQVAEPVTYASPEPESAQFDEGAAETPVTFAAPPAVAFHLDGHVAGHSTEAHPMTQGSSHASIPQVTAMVAEPVARVEAPPQEVEVQAPPREDTSDSEARRERLKARLKAVRENPRPEPLPATVAEAGQRAVERITHLQAELVKVKAANLALTQELEVARRQAEKATEEARLRMDEARRLSSEMEGRVKLLADLERELAALEGERDEALLSLQENRQALQASAKEHEALEEAVSRGKQALVDSLAEEERLAGELESAKDESASLRRAVEALQGERDVLAQQVASLTAERAELLEARKALEAVHRALSQAAAR; encoded by the coding sequence ATGAAGAAAGCCTTCGAACAAAACGTGTCTCGCGCCAAGCCGCGCCTCCGATTGGGGGCGTTCACGGGCGTCGCCGACCCGGCCGAGTCCTCGGCCCCCGCCGAGTCCCCGGAGCCGGAGGCCCCGGCCGAGCCGCCCGCCGCCGACCTGTCCGCGGAGGTCCGCAACCGCGTCGAGCGCGCCCGCGCCCCGCGCCCCAGCGCCGCCGAGGCGATGGAGGCCGCCCTGGCCGCCGAGGCGCCGCGTGCGCAGGCGGTGCGTGAGCCGGTGTTCACCTCGCAGGTCGCCGAGCCTGTCACCTATGCGTCGCCGGAGCCCGAGTCCGCCCAGTTCGATGAGGGCGCGGCCGAGACCCCGGTCACCTTCGCGGCACCTCCCGCAGTGGCGTTCCACCTGGACGGCCACGTGGCCGGGCACTCGACGGAGGCCCACCCCATGACGCAGGGTTCGTCGCACGCTTCGATTCCGCAGGTCACCGCGATGGTCGCCGAGCCAGTGGCTCGCGTCGAGGCTCCGCCCCAGGAGGTGGAGGTGCAGGCGCCGCCGCGTGAGGACACGTCGGACTCCGAGGCTCGCCGTGAGCGGCTGAAGGCGCGGCTCAAGGCGGTGCGTGAGAATCCGCGCCCGGAGCCGCTGCCGGCCACCGTGGCGGAGGCGGGCCAGCGCGCGGTGGAGCGCATCACCCACCTCCAGGCGGAGCTGGTGAAGGTGAAGGCCGCCAACCTCGCGCTGACGCAGGAGCTGGAGGTGGCGCGCCGCCAGGCGGAGAAGGCCACCGAGGAAGCACGGCTGCGCATGGATGAAGCGCGCCGGCTGTCCTCCGAGATGGAAGGCCGCGTGAAGCTGCTCGCGGACCTGGAGCGGGAGCTGGCCGCGCTGGAGGGTGAGCGCGACGAGGCGCTCCTGTCCCTCCAGGAGAACCGGCAGGCGCTCCAGGCGTCCGCGAAGGAGCACGAGGCGCTGGAGGAAGCGGTGTCTCGCGGCAAGCAGGCCCTCGTGGACAGCCTCGCGGAGGAGGAGCGCCTCGCGGGTGAGCTGGAGTCCGCCAAGGATGAGTCCGCTTCGCTGCGCCGCGCGGTGGAAGCGCTGCAGGGTGAGCGGGATGTGCTGGCCCAGCAGGTGGCCTCGCTCACCGCCGAGCGCGCCGAGCTGCTCGAGGCGCGCAAGGCGCTGGAGGCCGTGCACCGCGCGCTGAGCCAGGCCGCCGCGCGCTGA
- a CDS encoding DUF924 family protein, producing MESAEGVLDFWFGQPADPVRNPACIRPRAVWFERDPAFDAECHHRFMELHERAAAGELCHWRDEPRSSLALILLFDQVPRNLFRGTPRAFATDARARSVARHALARGQDLALPSVWRWFMYLPFEHSEELHDQRLSVSLFELLTMHHSGSDASLDWARRHLVVIERFGRFPHRNTALGRTSTPEEARFLQEPGSAF from the coding sequence ATGGAGAGTGCGGAGGGAGTTCTCGACTTCTGGTTTGGTCAACCCGCGGACCCGGTCCGCAACCCCGCCTGTATCCGGCCTCGTGCTGTGTGGTTCGAGCGAGACCCGGCGTTCGATGCGGAGTGCCACCACCGCTTCATGGAGCTTCATGAGCGCGCGGCGGCCGGAGAGCTGTGTCACTGGCGCGACGAGCCGCGAAGCAGCCTGGCGTTGATACTCTTGTTCGACCAGGTGCCTCGCAACCTCTTCCGCGGGACACCGCGCGCCTTCGCCACGGATGCACGCGCGCGCTCGGTGGCGCGCCACGCGCTCGCCAGGGGCCAGGACCTGGCGCTGCCCTCCGTGTGGCGCTGGTTCATGTATCTCCCGTTCGAGCACAGCGAGGAGCTCCACGACCAGCGGCTGTCGGTCTCCCTCTTCGAGCTGCTGACGATGCACCACTCTGGAAGCGATGCGTCGCTCGACTGGGCGCGCAGGCACCTGGTCGTCATCGAGCGCTTCGGACGCTTCCCGCACCGCAACACGGCGCTGGGGCGTACATCGACTCCCGAGGAAGCACGCTTCCTCCAGGAGCCGGGCTCGGCCTTCTAG
- a CDS encoding ATP-binding protein, translated as MAGANEEVSAWLDAAVDPLVACDGNERISFLNRAAERLLDWKREDLEGQPVSRLFPQRLHQHGDQSLVRYLLSRRKALGGRPTRVLAHRRDGVEILVELTVGASGQGGQERIILSLRRLHEVIDTLREPLEQPRHQDTARLVETHSSGDDLYRLVVANAPLGIFHYDTTPVITACNELFVTLIGSPKRVLVGLNLLSLRDERMMHCVRETLAGRSAHFEGDYSSVTGHKVTPVHVRFAPCYNDAGEVEGGVGIVEDISERRHAERQRDESLALLRILFDSAPVGLGFLDTNLRYVRVNERLARINGMPAEAHVGKSPCELLGPGGPPTEAMLREALDSGAPVVERQVDTEAVGFPGPRRLLTGSCYPVRTPDGHLLGVGALVEDATQRKLAEEERERLYREAQEAIRVRDDFLSIASHELKTPLTPLSLRLATLERKLERGEHVDPSTLRHARQHLLRMTGLINDLLDASRIEAGRLMLHPQPTRMDSLVEHVLESMEAQRGSHELRFEHPEQAVQVFADPYRLEQVISNLVENALKYSPDGGLIRVTLQTRGELALLSVSDSGIGIPEDQQKLLFERYFRARNVSSRSYGGLGLGLYISRDIVEHHGGRIWVESEVGHGSTFHVALPLLGASSTHPPASQPERRLH; from the coding sequence ATGGCCGGAGCCAACGAGGAGGTCAGTGCCTGGCTGGACGCCGCCGTCGACCCCTTGGTCGCCTGCGACGGCAACGAGCGCATCTCCTTCCTGAACCGTGCCGCCGAGCGCCTGCTCGACTGGAAGCGCGAAGACCTCGAAGGGCAGCCCGTCTCCCGGCTCTTCCCCCAACGACTGCATCAACACGGCGACCAGAGCCTGGTGCGCTACCTCCTCTCGCGAAGGAAGGCGCTCGGAGGTCGCCCCACGCGAGTGCTCGCGCACCGCCGCGACGGAGTGGAGATTCTCGTGGAGCTCACCGTGGGCGCCTCCGGACAGGGCGGCCAGGAGCGCATCATCCTCAGCCTCCGCCGCCTGCACGAAGTCATCGACACGCTGCGAGAGCCGCTGGAGCAGCCGCGCCACCAGGACACCGCGCGGCTCGTCGAGACCCATAGCAGCGGAGACGACCTCTACCGGCTGGTGGTGGCGAACGCCCCGCTGGGCATCTTCCACTACGACACCACCCCGGTCATCACCGCGTGCAACGAGCTCTTCGTCACCCTCATCGGCTCGCCCAAGCGCGTGCTCGTGGGGCTCAACCTCCTGTCCCTGCGCGACGAGCGGATGATGCACTGCGTGCGCGAGACGCTCGCCGGACGAAGCGCCCACTTCGAGGGCGACTACTCCTCCGTCACCGGCCACAAGGTGACCCCCGTCCACGTGCGCTTCGCGCCTTGCTACAACGACGCGGGCGAAGTCGAGGGAGGCGTGGGCATCGTCGAGGACATCTCCGAGCGCCGCCACGCCGAGCGCCAACGCGACGAGAGCCTGGCCCTGCTGCGCATCCTCTTCGACAGCGCCCCCGTGGGCCTGGGCTTCCTCGACACGAACCTGCGCTACGTGCGCGTCAACGAACGCCTCGCCCGCATCAACGGAATGCCCGCCGAGGCCCACGTGGGAAAGAGCCCCTGCGAGCTGCTCGGACCGGGCGGGCCCCCCACGGAGGCCATGCTGCGCGAGGCCCTCGACTCAGGAGCGCCCGTGGTGGAGCGGCAGGTGGACACCGAGGCGGTGGGCTTTCCCGGTCCTCGACGCCTGCTGACGGGGAGCTGCTATCCCGTGCGCACTCCGGATGGACACCTGCTGGGCGTGGGCGCGCTCGTCGAGGACGCCACGCAGCGCAAGCTCGCCGAGGAGGAACGCGAGCGCCTGTACCGCGAGGCGCAGGAGGCCATCCGCGTGCGCGACGACTTCCTGTCCATCGCCTCACACGAGCTGAAGACCCCGCTGACACCCTTGAGCCTCCGGCTCGCGACCCTCGAGCGCAAGCTGGAGCGCGGCGAACACGTGGACCCCTCCACCCTGCGCCACGCACGTCAGCACCTCTTGCGCATGACGGGGCTCATCAACGACCTGCTGGATGCCTCACGCATCGAAGCCGGCCGCCTCATGCTGCACCCGCAGCCCACGCGGATGGACAGCCTGGTGGAGCACGTCCTCGAATCCATGGAGGCCCAGCGCGGCAGCCACGAGCTGCGCTTCGAGCACCCCGAGCAAGCCGTGCAGGTTTTCGCCGACCCGTACCGGCTGGAGCAGGTCATCTCCAATCTCGTGGAGAACGCGCTCAAATACAGCCCCGATGGAGGTCTCATCCGTGTGACGCTCCAGACACGCGGAGAGCTGGCGTTGTTATCAGTCTCGGACTCGGGCATCGGCATCCCCGAGGACCAGCAGAAGCTGTTGTTCGAGCGATACTTCCGAGCCCGCAACGTCTCCTCGCGCTCGTATGGCGGCCTGGGCCTCGGGCTGTACATCAGCCGGGATATCGTCGAACACCACGGCGGCCGAATCTGGGTGGAGAGCGAGGTGGGTCATGGGTCCACCTTCCACGTGGCGCTGCCATTGCTTGGCGCCTCGTCCACACACCCGCCCGCAAGCCAGCCCGAACGCCGCCTCCACTGA